A genome region from Lactobacillus sp. ESL0791 includes the following:
- a CDS encoding class II fructose-bisphosphate aldolase has product MYVSMTNMLAKANKENYAVAAINCFNLESAYAVITAAEEMNSPIIIDLLMEHLQKHLGMETVLPCVIDLARKAKVHVAINLDHGKSKDYVVKAIHAGFSSVMMDSSELTFEQNIKNCQEICEIAQKNDVSVEAEVGAMGAVKNSQYTNQKMYTDPAQAIEFVRLVPVTALAISFGSSHGIMPKDYVPKFNFDILKEIKKATNMPLVLHGSSGCGPENISKSVEFGINKVNIGSDVMKAQSDSLCEQYKNNPDRDFVEIVETTIQPAIDTVKKYIKIVGSSNKE; this is encoded by the coding sequence ATGTATGTATCAATGACTAATATGTTAGCAAAGGCTAACAAAGAAAATTATGCAGTTGCAGCAATTAATTGTTTTAATTTAGAAAGCGCTTATGCAGTAATTACCGCGGCGGAAGAGATGAACTCACCAATTATTATTGATCTTTTGATGGAACACTTACAAAAACACCTTGGTATGGAAACAGTCCTTCCGTGTGTTATTGACTTAGCTAGAAAAGCAAAGGTTCATGTTGCAATAAATTTAGATCATGGTAAGTCTAAGGATTATGTTGTCAAAGCGATCCATGCTGGATTTTCTAGTGTAATGATGGATTCTTCAGAGCTCACGTTTGAACAAAATATAAAAAACTGCCAAGAAATATGTGAAATAGCACAAAAAAATGATGTTTCTGTTGAAGCGGAAGTGGGAGCTATGGGTGCTGTGAAGAATAGTCAATACACTAATCAAAAGATGTATACTGATCCAGCTCAAGCAATAGAATTTGTGAGGTTAGTTCCAGTAACAGCATTAGCTATTTCTTTTGGTTCTTCGCATGGCATAATGCCTAAAGATTATGTACCAAAATTTAATTTTGATATTTTAAAAGAAATAAAAAAGGCTACAAATATGCCATTAGTTTTGCACGGAAGTTCTGGATGTGGACCTGAAAATATCTCTAAATCTGTTGAATTTGGAATAAATAAAGTAAACATTGGCTCTGATGTAATGAAAGCACAATCAGATTCACTATGTGAACAATATAAAAACAATCCAGATCGCGATTTTGTAGAAATTGTTGAAACGACTATTCAGCCTGCTATAGATACTGTAAAAAAATATATTAAAATTGTCGGCTCAAGTAATAAAGAATAA
- a CDS encoding PTS fructose transporter subunit IIB: MKIVGVAACTSGIAHTYIAREKIIQAATKLGHEVHIETQGTIGTENALTPKEIEEADFVILAVDIKIGGKERFKGKKVFEVPTNVVIKSPIKLIELLVEKVKNERG, encoded by the coding sequence ATGAAAATTGTAGGTGTTGCTGCGTGTACTTCTGGAATAGCTCATACATATATTGCAAGAGAGAAAATAATTCAGGCTGCTACTAAATTGGGACATGAGGTACATATTGAAACTCAAGGAACTATTGGAACTGAAAATGCATTAACTCCTAAGGAGATCGAAGAAGCTGATTTTGTTATTTTAGCAGTTGATATAAAAATAGGCGGTAAAGAAAGATTTAAGGGAAAGAAAGTGTTTGAAGTTCCGACTAATGTAGTTATAAAATCACCTATTAAGTTAATTGAATTATTAGTAGAAAAAGTAAAAAATGAAAGAGGATGA
- a CDS encoding DUF421 domain-containing protein: MDYTQLFIKFALGVLTLIFQINIFGKSNLAPSTALDQLQNYVLGGIIGGLIYNSSITILQFLLVLVVWTLVVFILKFARDHNNWIRGLIDGKPVQVIKNGRVLVANCMKAGISANELMFKLRSQGIYSVEKIKNCIFEQNGQLTVIENDEANIRFPLISDGQINQDVLELIHKDKSWIEEEVKKAGFNSVNDVFLGELNNGKISFTSYQQ; this comes from the coding sequence ATGGATTATACACAGCTTTTTATTAAATTTGCACTTGGCGTGTTAACGCTGATTTTTCAGATCAATATTTTTGGTAAGAGTAATTTAGCGCCTTCAACAGCCCTAGACCAGCTGCAAAACTACGTTCTTGGTGGGATTATCGGTGGTTTGATCTATAATTCCAGTATCACCATTCTGCAATTCCTGCTGGTTCTGGTTGTTTGGACTTTAGTAGTCTTTATTTTGAAATTTGCGCGTGACCATAATAATTGGATTCGCGGCTTGATTGACGGCAAGCCCGTGCAGGTCATCAAGAACGGGCGTGTGCTGGTGGCCAACTGCATGAAGGCCGGAATTTCGGCTAATGAATTAATGTTTAAATTGCGCAGCCAGGGCATTTATTCGGTGGAAAAGATTAAGAATTGTATTTTTGAACAAAACGGCCAGCTGACAGTGATCGAGAATGATGAAGCAAATATCCGTTTCCCATTAATTAGTGATGGTCAAATCAACCAAGATGTGCTTGAATTAATTCATAAGGATAAGTCTTGGATTGAGGAAGAAGTCAAGAAGGCCGGCTTTAACAGTGTTAACGATGTTTTCTTGGGTGAACTTAATAATGGTAAAATTTCCTTTACAAGCTATCAGCAATAG
- a CDS encoding PAS domain-containing protein: MAEPEWLKKMNRDEYLKEDFAATGKSRYTVTGMDKEDPDWLDKAAKKVHAAEGDDYVKLDSGLLTVNQLNWMLRCTIGELSFVDDNNQFLWYNRPVDPNAKMKAKRVPAQVGDTMKDVHPDIGDVIPEAKKVVHALRTKEAGHDDVYMPVPNGNLQKLILHYYKRVEDDEGNYAGVYEWVQDLYPLVKYFCETTGQKLVVDEDAATGATYRRNSDPDSTSGASTKSETEKEEKTAASEDTATGASQS, encoded by the coding sequence ATGGCAGAACCAGAGTGGTTAAAAAAGATGAACCGTGACGAGTATCTTAAAGAAGACTTTGCTGCAACAGGCAAGTCGCGCTACACGGTTACAGGTATGGATAAAGAAGATCCGGATTGGCTGGACAAGGCGGCTAAGAAGGTGCACGCGGCAGAAGGCGATGATTATGTCAAGCTTGATAGCGGTCTGCTCACAGTCAACCAGCTTAATTGGATGTTACGCTGCACAATCGGTGAATTAAGTTTTGTTGATGATAACAACCAATTCTTGTGGTACAACCGGCCGGTTGACCCAAATGCAAAAATGAAGGCCAAGCGTGTGCCGGCGCAGGTCGGCGATACGATGAAGGATGTTCACCCGGATATTGGCGACGTTATTCCCGAAGCCAAAAAAGTTGTGCACGCCTTGCGCACCAAGGAGGCGGGACATGACGATGTTTACATGCCGGTGCCGAATGGTAATTTGCAAAAGTTGATTTTGCATTATTATAAGCGGGTAGAAGACGACGAAGGCAATTATGCCGGCGTTTATGAATGGGTGCAGGACCTCTATCCGCTCGTAAAGTATTTCTGCGAGACCACTGGTCAAAAGCTGGTCGTTGATGAGGATGCAGCGACGGGTGCAACTTACCGGCGCAATTCTGATCCCGATAGTACGAGTGGTGCTTCAACCAAGTCCGAAACCGAGAAGGAAGAAAAAACTGCCGCCAGTGAAGACACAGCAACAGGCGCTTCGCAAAGTTAA
- a CDS encoding ABC transporter ATP-binding protein → MTIKDFFKENPLRCMLLIFTAAFFPATHIALTGLMALMTTAAQKWQIASAFWLLAASFVLSLADYFVQGWFNSLFTKQSEQYNVTLRRKINYHYFYDQADHQASQAQNRLTNDLVQATWDYFASWSNIVMDISFFISAFVLLLSFHWLLLVTVLLMTFVSLLLPNLLAKRLEKATTHISVANQAYLDNLEKWLSGLAEIRRYLSGAKLFKVMQASSKKLEDANVKQVGVRRILRVLTSAVSEIFSFLLFVLAGWLITHNQLQFGALIAVSNCRYYLSSSIEQMIDSYGRIKGIRPLNKQIAESASPVAETEPVKVQTPVALTISNLSLQFPNGEKLTFPDIDVKKGEKILLTGDSGAGKTTLFKLLLGEIKPATGRVIYKDELGRAINPDMSKIGYIPQEPVLFPATIADNMTMFNAKLKQNLVPLVEKVQFAGDVAKFHDGLNEEINLDKLNISGGQRQKIVLVRALVHQSEIILIDEGTSAIDQKATMEILRQVTKSDATVLFIAHSFNDEMKKLFDREIHLVKNKK, encoded by the coding sequence ATGACGATTAAAGACTTTTTCAAAGAGAATCCACTACGCTGTATGCTCTTGATTTTCACTGCGGCATTTTTTCCTGCAACTCATATTGCCTTAACTGGCTTGATGGCTCTAATGACAACAGCCGCGCAGAAATGGCAGATTGCGTCTGCTTTTTGGCTGCTTGCTGCTAGTTTTGTACTTTCTTTAGCTGATTATTTTGTTCAAGGCTGGTTTAACTCCTTGTTTACTAAACAGTCTGAGCAGTACAACGTAACATTGCGTCGAAAAATTAATTACCATTATTTCTATGATCAGGCTGACCATCAAGCCTCACAGGCACAAAATCGTTTGACCAACGATCTGGTTCAGGCAACTTGGGATTATTTTGCATCGTGGAGCAATATCGTTATGGACATTAGTTTTTTCATTTCTGCCTTTGTCTTGCTTCTCAGTTTTCATTGGCTTTTACTTGTGACCGTTTTGCTAATGACGTTTGTTTCGCTTTTGCTGCCCAACTTATTAGCAAAGCGGCTCGAAAAAGCAACTACGCATATTTCTGTTGCTAATCAGGCATATCTTGATAATTTGGAAAAATGGTTGTCGGGGTTAGCCGAAATTCGCCGCTATTTATCCGGAGCTAAACTTTTTAAGGTGATGCAGGCGAGTTCGAAAAAATTAGAGGATGCAAACGTTAAGCAAGTTGGTGTTAGGCGAATTCTACGGGTGCTTACCAGCGCTGTTTCTGAAATCTTCAGCTTTTTGCTTTTCGTGCTAGCTGGCTGGCTGATTACGCATAATCAGCTTCAATTCGGGGCATTGATAGCTGTCAGCAATTGTCGTTACTATCTTTCTAGTTCAATTGAGCAAATGATTGATTCATATGGCCGAATTAAGGGGATTAGGCCTTTGAATAAGCAGATTGCGGAATCGGCTAGTCCAGTTGCTGAAACTGAGCCGGTAAAGGTGCAGACACCAGTTGCACTAACAATTTCTAATTTAAGTTTGCAGTTTCCTAATGGTGAAAAACTGACCTTTCCTGATATTGATGTGAAAAAGGGCGAAAAAATCCTGTTGACCGGTGATTCTGGAGCTGGTAAAACCACTCTGTTCAAATTATTGTTGGGCGAAATCAAACCGGCAACGGGTAGGGTGATTTATAAGGACGAATTAGGAAGAGCAATTAACCCCGATATGAGTAAAATTGGTTATATTCCGCAAGAACCAGTGCTATTCCCGGCAACTATTGCCGATAACATGACGATGTTTAACGCTAAATTGAAACAAAATTTGGTACCACTGGTTGAAAAAGTGCAATTTGCTGGGGATGTTGCTAAGTTTCACGATGGTTTGAATGAGGAAATTAATCTGGATAAGCTGAATATTTCCGGCGGTCAAAGACAAAAAATTGTCTTAGTGCGGGCTCTGGTTCACCAAAGTGAAATTATCCTGATTGATGAAGGAACGAGTGCAATTGATCAGAAGGCGACAATGGAAATCTTACGTCAGGTAACAAAGAGTGATGCAACGGTGCTGTTTATTGCCCACAGTTTTAACGATGAAATGAAGAAATTGTTTGACCGCGAGATTCATCTGGTGAAGAACAAAAAATAA
- a CDS encoding PTS sugar transporter subunit IIA, with product MNAINISKVLDENTVTLNLKSRTKEGVINELAQLLKENGKLESQKEFVKDVFYRETEGITGLGQGIAIPHGKSKAVLETSLAIGISNQPIKWESLDNQPVTVIILFAVRDEDANVLHLKLLQHVAILLADDDFVKKLHEVKSKTELINMFK from the coding sequence GTGAATGCAATAAATATTTCCAAAGTGTTAGATGAAAATACTGTTACTTTAAATTTGAAATCTCGTACCAAGGAAGGGGTAATAAATGAGTTAGCACAATTGCTGAAGGAAAATGGAAAATTAGAAAGCCAAAAAGAATTTGTTAAGGATGTTTTTTATCGTGAAACTGAAGGTATTACAGGATTGGGGCAAGGCATTGCAATTCCACACGGAAAATCAAAAGCTGTGTTAGAAACTTCTCTTGCAATCGGAATCTCTAATCAACCAATAAAATGGGAGAGCTTAGATAATCAACCAGTAACTGTAATAATATTGTTTGCAGTACGAGATGAAGATGCTAATGTATTGCATTTAAAATTATTGCAACATGTGGCTATTTTGTTAGCAGATGATGATTTTGTTAAAAAATTACATGAAGTAAAATCCAAAACAGAATTAATTAACATGTTTAAGTAA
- a CDS encoding DeoR/GlpR family DNA-binding transcription regulator yields the protein MKITRQNRILSLLNNSENKTLSTEKIAKALNVSSMTIRRDLNELSEKKLLSRTYGGASLIVEQSTNEKNHIQKKAKIEIGVAIASLIEENTTVYLDAGTTVAAACQFLPLNIGVQYITNSDLVFRYLVDKNAYVTLTGGTYNKSSNQFIGSVTVQCIQNFFFDKAFIGINGIFHDEAVTSNFSDVNIKKTVLAHSKETFIAIDSSKIGKPNPYIFSNIKNVDGIIVDSKLNSYQKSILGKQTKVIRAKALT from the coding sequence ATGAAAATAACTAGACAAAATCGCATTCTTTCTTTACTTAATAATTCTGAAAATAAGACATTATCAACAGAAAAAATTGCCAAGGCACTTAATGTAAGTTCAATGACAATCAGAAGAGATTTAAATGAATTATCAGAAAAAAAATTACTTTCTAGAACATATGGCGGCGCTTCATTGATCGTAGAGCAGTCGACTAATGAAAAAAATCATATTCAAAAAAAAGCAAAAATAGAGATAGGAGTTGCCATAGCTTCACTAATTGAAGAAAATACAACTGTATATTTAGACGCTGGAACTACAGTTGCAGCAGCATGTCAATTTCTTCCATTAAATATTGGCGTACAGTATATAACTAATTCTGACCTTGTTTTTCGTTATCTTGTTGATAAAAATGCTTACGTTACTCTTACAGGTGGTACATATAATAAATCTTCCAATCAATTTATAGGATCTGTAACCGTTCAATGCATACAGAACTTTTTCTTTGATAAAGCCTTTATAGGAATTAATGGAATATTTCATGATGAAGCAGTAACTTCAAATTTTTCTGATGTTAATATTAAAAAAACTGTTTTAGCACATTCAAAAGAAACGTTTATAGCAATTGATAGTAGTAAAATAGGCAAACCTAATCCCTATATTTTTTCTAATATTAAAAATGTAGACGGGATAATTGTAGATTCTAAATTAAATAGTTATCAAAAATCTATTTTAGGAAAACAAACAAAAGTAATAAGAGCAAAAGCTTTAACATAG
- a CDS encoding proline-specific peptidase family protein, whose product MKTGTKIITLDNGYHLWTNTQGHGDIHLLALHGGPGGNHEYWEDTADQLKKQGLDVQVTMYDQLGSLYSDQPDFSDPKIADKYLTYEYFLDEVDEVRRKLGLDNFYLIGQSWGGLLVQEYAVKYGQHLKGAIISSMVDEIDEYVASVNRRRQEVLPQTEIDFMHKCEQNNDYDNQRYQDDVNILNINFVDRKQPSKLYHLKDIGGSDVYHVFQGDNEFVITGKLKNWHFRKQLKNIKVPTLLTFGEHETMPIATAKTMQKEIPNSRLVTTPEGGHHHMVDNPTVYYKHLADFIREVEAGTFKGE is encoded by the coding sequence ATGAAAACTGGAACCAAAATTATCACACTAGACAACGGCTACCATCTTTGGACCAATACTCAGGGGCACGGCGACATTCATTTATTAGCGCTGCACGGCGGCCCCGGCGGCAATCACGAATACTGGGAAGACACCGCCGACCAGCTTAAAAAACAAGGATTGGACGTGCAGGTAACAATGTATGACCAATTGGGCTCACTTTATTCCGATCAACCCGATTTTTCCGATCCAAAAATTGCTGACAAATATTTGACTTACGAATACTTTTTAGACGAAGTTGATGAAGTGAGAAGAAAGCTGGGCCTTGACAATTTTTATCTGATTGGTCAAAGCTGGGGCGGGCTGCTCGTACAGGAATATGCCGTAAAGTACGGTCAGCATTTAAAGGGCGCCATTATTTCGTCGATGGTTGACGAAATTGATGAATACGTTGCGTCTGTCAACCGGCGCCGGCAAGAAGTGCTGCCGCAAACCGAAATCGACTTCATGCACAAATGTGAACAAAATAATGATTATGATAACCAGCGCTACCAAGACGATGTTAATATTCTGAACATTAATTTTGTTGACCGCAAGCAGCCGTCCAAGCTTTATCACCTGAAGGACATTGGCGGCAGCGATGTTTATCACGTCTTTCAGGGCGATAATGAATTCGTCATCACGGGCAAGTTAAAAAATTGGCACTTCAGAAAGCAACTGAAGAACATCAAGGTGCCGACCTTACTAACCTTTGGTGAACATGAAACCATGCCGATTGCAACTGCCAAAACCATGCAGAAGGAAATCCCTAATTCAAGATTGGTAACCACCCCAGAAGGCGGCCACCACCACATGGTCGACAATCCGACTGTTTATTACAAGCACTTGGCCGATTTCATTAGGGAAGTAGAAGCCGGAACATTTAAGGGTGAATAG
- a CDS encoding ketose-bisphosphate aldolase, giving the protein MLINMNQLLPIAKKNHFAVGAYNVSNSELLKAAVEQCEDDNAPGIIAVHPSELEYAKDDFFAYVLQRIKNSKVPFVLHLDHGDTIQNVARAIHDGFSSVMIDGSLSTWEDNVAITKKTVEMCHLVGVTVEGEIGTIGQTGNHIKEHLQNGIYTQPDDAKKFVDETGVDTLAVGIGTAHGIYPSDVTPKIRIDILKEILAKVDVPLVLHGGSSNPDDQIADAVKTGITKVNISSDYKYAFFAEARKVLSENDGWDPNHLFPSCIVAAKKVVHHKNKLFNAINKADLYKDTEPWRRDLL; this is encoded by the coding sequence ATGTTAATAAATATGAATCAGTTGCTTCCAATAGCTAAAAAGAATCACTTTGCAGTTGGAGCATATAATGTTTCTAATTCGGAACTTTTAAAAGCAGCAGTTGAACAATGTGAAGATGACAATGCACCTGGAATAATTGCAGTACATCCTTCCGAACTTGAGTATGCAAAAGACGACTTTTTTGCTTATGTACTTCAAAGAATAAAAAATAGTAAGGTACCTTTTGTCTTGCATCTAGATCATGGTGATACAATACAAAATGTTGCTAGAGCTATTCATGATGGATTTAGTTCTGTAATGATTGATGGCTCTCTAAGTACTTGGGAAGATAATGTTGCAATTACTAAAAAGACAGTTGAAATGTGTCATCTTGTTGGAGTTACAGTCGAAGGCGAAATTGGAACCATAGGTCAGACTGGTAACCATATCAAAGAGCATTTACAGAATGGAATTTATACTCAGCCTGATGACGCAAAAAAGTTTGTTGATGAAACTGGCGTTGACACTTTGGCTGTTGGAATTGGGACTGCACATGGTATCTATCCTTCAGATGTTACTCCTAAAATTAGAATTGATATTTTAAAAGAAATATTAGCTAAAGTTGATGTTCCTTTAGTACTGCATGGTGGCTCTTCTAATCCTGATGATCAGATTGCTGATGCTGTTAAAACAGGTATAACTAAAGTTAATATTTCCTCAGATTATAAATATGCGTTCTTTGCAGAAGCGCGTAAAGTGCTTTCGGAAAATGATGGATGGGATCCTAATCATCTTTTCCCGAGTTGTATTGTAGCTGCTAAAAAGGTTGTTCACCATAAGAATAAATTATTTAATGCGATTAATAAGGCTGATCTGTACAAAGATACTGAGCCTTGGAGAAGAGATTTACTTTAG
- a CDS encoding Sir2 family NAD-dependent protein deacetylase, with protein sequence MTKIKHAQQLLAAADAVIVTAGNGFAKAEGLDILSSQDFAAAFPELAIKYDVRTIGDALDQKFASWNEAWAVWSQLISKYSHDYQPSQAMAALKIVLQGKEYFIATSTFGHFFENAGFNPKRIFNAFGDWTKMQCSSGINHGLYDDGAVVSKIMTALKAGKQVTDEFVPKCPKCGQPLELHMPLTPHFFPDTDANTVFRWFLTGHEEQKLVFLELGVDETSPQLAEPIVKLVEQYPTWSYVAADFSQEALPDAIQERAVGLDTDLTTALTELAKE encoded by the coding sequence ATGACAAAAATTAAGCATGCACAGCAGCTGCTGGCAGCGGCCGACGCGGTGATAGTGACCGCAGGTAACGGATTTGCCAAGGCTGAGGGGCTAGATATTTTAAGCAGCCAGGATTTTGCTGCTGCTTTTCCAGAGCTTGCTATCAAATATGATGTGCGGACAATTGGCGACGCGCTGGATCAAAAATTTGCTTCTTGGAATGAGGCCTGGGCCGTTTGGAGTCAGTTGATTAGCAAGTATTCGCATGACTATCAGCCCAGTCAGGCGATGGCCGCTTTAAAAATCGTTTTGCAGGGCAAAGAATATTTTATTGCAACGTCTACTTTTGGGCATTTTTTTGAAAACGCCGGCTTTAATCCCAAGCGCATTTTTAATGCTTTTGGTGATTGGACAAAAATGCAGTGTTCAAGTGGCATCAATCACGGTCTTTATGATGATGGTGCGGTTGTTAGCAAAATCATGACTGCGCTGAAAGCGGGCAAGCAGGTGACAGATGAATTCGTGCCAAAATGCCCTAAATGCGGCCAGCCGCTGGAGCTGCACATGCCGCTGACGCCTCATTTCTTTCCCGACACAGATGCCAATACCGTTTTTCGCTGGTTTTTAACCGGTCACGAAGAGCAAAAGCTGGTCTTTTTGGAACTCGGTGTTGATGAAACCAGCCCGCAGCTAGCGGAACCAATTGTTAAATTGGTGGAACAATACCCGACTTGGTCGTATGTTGCGGCTGATTTTAGCCAAGAAGCACTGCCGGATGCCATTCAGGAGCGGGCGGTTGGACTTGATACAGATTTAACCACGGCTTTAACCGAATTAGCAAAAGAATAG
- a CDS encoding PTS fructose transporter subunit IIC: MFKKLQLKKHAMTAISYMLPLVVSAGLLIAIGNLSGGSNITNMNQIKNGLSIPDAFTTLGVWGMMLLAPVISAAIAYSIADRPGIAPGLLSGIISYYIGAGFLGGLLGGFVIGWIVLFLVKYIKVPKWAEGLKPMLIVPLLASIAALFLMFFILGKPIVWLTDWLTEFLQSMQGSAKFLFGGILGGMAAFDFGGPVNKVASLFCDGLLLQGIKGPEAVKILASMVPPFGITLSWVLSLLFKHPIYGKKEEDNIKIAFPMGICMITEGCIPIAMADLVRVVAACTIGAAIGGGMNLSFGVESPVPSGGMFIVPAMTHPWIFCLDLFVGSLITALILLLLKRNPVKEKEDTAQTENDIDLSDIKEN; encoded by the coding sequence ATGTTTAAAAAATTACAGTTGAAAAAGCATGCAATGACGGCTATATCATATATGCTTCCGCTGGTTGTATCTGCTGGATTATTAATTGCAATTGGCAATTTAAGTGGTGGCTCGAATATTACGAATATGAATCAAATTAAAAATGGGCTGAGCATACCAGATGCATTTACCACTCTGGGGGTATGGGGCATGATGTTGTTAGCCCCAGTTATTTCAGCAGCTATTGCATATTCGATTGCAGATAGACCAGGAATAGCTCCCGGGTTGCTTTCAGGAATTATTTCTTATTATATTGGAGCCGGATTCTTAGGTGGTCTACTTGGTGGCTTTGTTATTGGTTGGATAGTACTGTTTTTAGTGAAATATATTAAAGTTCCTAAGTGGGCTGAGGGATTGAAGCCAATGTTAATTGTCCCTTTGCTTGCTTCGATAGCAGCTTTGTTCTTAATGTTTTTTATCCTTGGAAAACCAATCGTTTGGTTGACTGACTGGTTAACAGAATTTCTACAAAGTATGCAAGGTTCAGCTAAATTCTTATTTGGTGGAATTTTAGGAGGAATGGCTGCTTTTGATTTTGGTGGTCCTGTTAATAAGGTTGCATCATTATTCTGTGATGGACTGCTTTTGCAAGGAATAAAAGGACCAGAAGCCGTAAAAATTTTAGCTTCAATGGTTCCACCTTTTGGAATTACTTTGTCATGGGTATTATCACTACTTTTCAAGCACCCAATTTATGGGAAAAAGGAAGAAGATAATATCAAAATTGCCTTTCCGATGGGAATATGCATGATTACAGAAGGATGTATTCCAATTGCAATGGCAGATTTAGTTAGAGTTGTTGCTGCTTGTACGATAGGTGCTGCTATTGGGGGCGGAATGAATTTATCATTTGGAGTGGAAAGTCCAGTCCCGTCAGGAGGCATGTTTATTGTTCCTGCAATGACCCATCCTTGGATCTTTTGTTTAGATTTGTTTGTGGGAAGCTTAATAACCGCACTCATCTTACTCCTTTTAAAGAGAAATCCAGTAAAAGAAAAAGAGGATACAGCACAGACTGAAAATGACATTGATTTAAGTGATATTAAAGAAAATTAA
- a CDS encoding DUF3290 domain-containing protein, producing the protein MTFYTLKFIQENQDQNKTILYTLILVAAVLMIIFAVLYLRHRLDTRYRDLGIIALLFLLLFAGTQYERYVQTNTQKSQSAQVVPFIKSVAKDYGVAESDVMVNSTTLQDGIIVRIDSQNKDYQLTLNGDNNSYTLKQAHVIDHRVIKK; encoded by the coding sequence ATGACTTTTTACACACTTAAGTTTATTCAGGAAAACCAAGATCAAAACAAAACAATTTTGTACACGCTGATTTTGGTCGCTGCTGTTTTAATGATTATTTTTGCGGTGCTCTATTTACGGCACCGTCTCGATACCCGTTACCGGGATTTAGGTATCATTGCGCTGCTATTTTTGTTATTGTTTGCGGGAACGCAGTATGAACGTTACGTTCAGACAAACACGCAAAAATCACAGTCGGCGCAAGTTGTACCCTTTATTAAGTCGGTAGCCAAAGATTATGGCGTGGCGGAGTCCGATGTGATGGTTAATTCAACCACGCTGCAGGACGGAATTATCGTGCGGATTGATTCACAGAACAAGGATTACCAGCTGACGCTGAATGGCGACAACAACAGCTATACGCTGAAGCAGGCGCACGTAATTGATCATCGGGTAATTAAGAAGTAG
- a CDS encoding exonuclease domain-containing protein, with translation MSIFVKNGVLHVSGAQEKLRGKGQERPAFLTDYTLLDIETTGLSPYRDRVTELGAIKVVNNEVVDQYTNLTFYPKSNKVPAFITKLNGITEERLLSEGVPVADAMKDFRAFIGDDVIIGYNVNFDLNFLYDLAKKFHLPELNNDYVDVLRLARAFYPHEKHNRLLDCMQRAGIAQVEEHHGLADSLDTKKVYDDFRDNFTPALLEQAQAHVKNIDLLEKELAPLQYGFHNPVKNKRVLFTGNLAMDKAEAATMVSNLGGQVDQAVTPQTDYVISGDHDFFDKKNEDLKVVRDLSKQGAKIRSWSESFFLNMLDDWARR, from the coding sequence ATGAGCATTTTTGTTAAAAATGGTGTCTTGCATGTTTCAGGCGCCCAGGAAAAACTGCGCGGCAAGGGGCAGGAGCGGCCTGCTTTTTTGACCGATTACACGCTGCTGGATATCGAAACCACGGGGCTTAGCCCATACCGCGACCGGGTGACCGAGCTCGGGGCAATTAAGGTAGTCAATAACGAAGTTGTTGACCAATATACCAATCTGACATTTTACCCCAAATCAAATAAAGTCCCCGCATTTATTACCAAACTGAACGGAATTACCGAGGAGCGGCTGCTTAGTGAAGGGGTGCCGGTTGCTGATGCCATGAAAGACTTTCGGGCATTTATCGGGGATGACGTTATCATTGGCTACAATGTCAACTTTGACCTAAATTTTTTGTATGACTTAGCAAAAAAATTTCACCTGCCAGAACTTAATAATGATTATGTTGATGTCTTGCGTTTGGCTCGTGCTTTTTATCCACATGAAAAGCACAACCGCCTGCTGGACTGCATGCAGCGGGCCGGGATTGCCCAAGTGGAGGAGCACCATGGTTTAGCTGATTCGCTTGATACGAAAAAAGTCTATGATGACTTTCGGGATAATTTTACGCCCGCTTTGCTTGAGCAGGCTCAGGCGCATGTTAAAAATATCGATTTACTTGAAAAAGAACTTGCGCCGTTGCAGTATGGTTTCCATAATCCGGTTAAAAATAAACGAGTTTTGTTTACCGGCAATCTGGCAATGGATAAAGCGGAAGCGGCGACGATGGTCAGCAATTTAGGCGGGCAGGTGGACCAGGCTGTGACACCGCAGACCGATTATGTGATTAGCGGCGACCATGACTTTTTTGATAAGAAAAATGAAGACTTGAAAGTTGTCCGCGATCTCAGTAAACAGGGAGCCAAGATTCGTTCGTGGTCTGAGAGTTTTTTTCTGAATATGCTGGATGATTGGGCAAGAAGATAA